TCAAAGGCGGAAGTGTTAGGCAGGTTAGTTAGTTGTGGCTTTGAGATTATAGAATATGTAAATATTAAAGGATATACCTATTTTGTTGTAAAAAAAATAAAATCAACGGAATTTAATATGAAGCCTAGTTATGGCCCGGTTTTTAAGATGTCCCGTGTTGGAAAACATGGTAAAATAATTGGTGTTTATAAAGTACGCACAATGTATGCCTTCGCTGAATATTTACAAAAATATATTTATGAAAAAAATGGCTCAACCAATGGTGATAAGGCAAATGATGACTTTCGGGTTTCCACTTTTGGAAAATTTATTCGCAAATGTTGGATTGATGAAGTTCCAATGTTAATAAATTTGATTAAGGGTGAAATTAAATTGATAGGTCCCAGGCCCTTAAGTGTACCCAAATTCAATATGTACCCTAAATATGCCCAAGAAAAAAGATGTCAATTTAAACCTGGCTTGATACCACCATTTTATTATGATTTACCTAATTCGTTTGATGATTTAGTAAAGTCAGAGATGAAATACTTAAGTGAATACGAAAAACATCCTTTTCGAACCGATTTCAAATACTTTTTTATGGCAATTTATAATATTATATTTAAAGGAGCGCGCAGCAAATAAATATATTTCAAATGCAATTATTCCATGTATTAAATTTGTATTTATCACTTAAAATAACTACCTTTATCCACCTAATTTTTAATTACTTAGCCTGAATTATTATTTACATATAAATCGATTAAAATTAGTTATTGTTCTATTGATTTTATTTAGTTCTTGTCGAAATAAAAAAGAACTTATTTATTTTCAAGGTAGTCTTTCAAATAATGAAACAAACAAAAATTATTCACCCATACTCAAATCTGATGACCTATTGTCTATAATAGTATTTGGATTAGACGAACAGTCCGTGAAGCCATTTAATTTACCTCTAACTACTTTAAATCAAAATATTGGTGGCTACGCACAAGGTGCTCCAACAGCACCGGGATATTTAATTGATGAAACGGGTAATATTGATTTTCCGATAGTAGGGAAAATTAAAGTGGGTGGATTATCAAGAAGTATGGCAATTGAACTAATCAAAAGCCAGCTTAAGCCATATTTAAACAACCCTACGGTTTTAATTAAAATTTTGAATTATAAAGTTACTGTTCTCGGTGAAGTGAAAAATCCAGGCACCTTTACCATTCCCAATGAAAGAATTACTATTCCTGAGGCATTAGGTATAGCCGGAGATCTTCAAATTACAGGAATTAGAAAAAACGTAATGGTAATAAGAGATAATGAAGGGGTTAAAACTGAGTTTATTGTTGACCTTACTAATAAAAATATTTTTTCATCACCGGTATATTATTTGCAGCAAAATGACATTGTATATGTAGAACCGAATAGGGCTAAAATTAATTCTTCTGTAATAAATCCGGCTAACGTTAGCTTAATAATTTCAATTATTTCTCTTTTTGTTACAATTGCAGTTTTATTTACAAAATAAATGGAGTTAGAACAGTATAACTATTCAGTTGAAGAAGTTCAGGAAAACAATTTAAAAGATATTTTAATAAAATATTTATTTAATTGGAAGTGGTTTCTATTGAGCTTAATATTAGGTTTCACTTTAGGTTTTATCTATTTAAGATACCATACTCCTCAATACGAAGTAAATGCAACAATACTTATTAAAGATGATAAAAAAGGCGGAATGAGTGATGAACTTTCAGCTTTTGAAGATTTAGGTATTCTAAAGAATAATAAGAACATTGATAATGAAATAGAAATATTAAAATCCCGTTCCTTAATGACCCGTGTTGTTAAAGAATTAAATTTAAATGTTGCTTACTATTCATTTGGTCGCCCAATTGAACATGAGAGATATAATGACACACCAATTAAAGTGAGTTATACCTGCTCAGATTCAATTAAAACTGAACCTACCGGAAACTGGGTTCTGATACCTGAATCTATAAATTCTTTCATTCTTAAAAATGGTGACAATAATGAAGTAATCGGTACTTATAATTTTAATGAAGAAGTCAAAACTCAATTTGGAAAGCTAATATTTTCTACCACAAATTGGTTTACAAATGATTACCTCAATTTAAGTTTCAGAGTTGTAATTTCTAAAATTGATGAAGTAGTTAATAATTATTTAGGCTCAATTAAAGTTAATCCGGTTAATAAGACTTCAAATGCAATCACTATTTCATTACGTGATGCGATTGCAGAAAAGGCAGCAGATATAGTTGATAATCTTATAAAACAACACAATTTGGACGCTATATCGGACAAAAATCAGGTAAGTCAAAACACTGCTAATTTCATCAATGAAAGAATTCGTTTTATCACCTCAGAATTATCTGAAGTTGAAGGTGAGGCAGAAGATTTCAAAATGAAAAATAGGTTAACAGATGTTGAATCTGAAGCTAAGCTTTTTTTACAAACAGGAAGCAATAGCGAAATGAATTTAGTTGAAGCCTCAACGCAGGTTAAAATAGCAGAATATGTTAATGATTATATTTCAAAACATGATTCACCAAGTGACTTAATTCCTTCAAATTTAGGCCTGAATGATGGCGGATTATCACTTCAAATTAATGATTATAATAAACTTGTATTAGAAAGAAAAAGATTAATTGTCAATTCTGGAGAGCGTAACCCTTTAATAGAGAATTTAGATGCACAAATCAAAGAATTAAAAATGTCAATTAAAGTAAGTTTATCTAATTTATTAAATACACTGCAAATAAAGGCTAAGGAAATTTCCAAAAAAGAAAATGAAATTAACGCAAAAATCAGTACAGTCCCTAAATATGAAAGGGAGTATAGAACCATACAAAGACAACAACAAATTAAAGAATCATTGTATTTGTATTTATTACAAAAAAGAGAGGAAACAAATATAGCATTAGCGGTGACCGTTGCCAATGCTAAAATTATTGATAAAGCCTATAGCAACGGAGAAATGGTTGCTCCAAATAAAAAAGTAATATATTTATCTTCATTTTTACTTGGTTTAATACTTCCAATTATTGTTTTGTATGTTATTGAGTTGTTAGACACAAAAGTTTATGGCAAAAAAGATACAGATAAAGCTAAATTGCCCTATTTGGGAGATATTCCACAATCCAATTCCAAAAACAAATTGGTGGTGGTGGAAAATGACCGCTCCAATATTGCGGAAGGATTTAGATTACTAAGAACCAATGTGGAATTTATTACCGGTAATTTAAAAAATCAAAGCAAATGTATTTTCGTTACTTCTACTGTTGGTAAGGAAGGAAAATCGTTCATTGCCTTAAACCTGGCGGCTTCTTTTGCCCTGTCGGGAAAAAAAGTGTTATTGATTGGTACAGATTTACGAGCGCCCAAAATATTAAACTATCTGAATTTAGCAGATAGAAAAGGAGTAACCAATTACGTAGCTGAAGGGGATTTAAAACCGGAAGAGTTGATTTTTAAAATGCAAAATTTCAACACCTTTGATGTT
This region of Sphingobacteriaceae bacterium genomic DNA includes:
- a CDS encoding sugar transferase; translated protein: MNEFVIETCGEEAYLLFIKYVNIDSGNTLLLSTSTIFNIQKATPNITAIINIQRVNDFRYINKMFEAVNLKLNNENIYIGCFETFSARRKRKPINKIPIISLFYFGMEYIFLRVFPKIWGLKKIYFFITRGKNRLLSKAEVLGRLVSCGFEIIEYVNIKGYTYFVVKKIKSTEFNMKPSYGPVFKMSRVGKHGKIIGVYKVRTMYAFAEYLQKYIYEKNGSTNGDKANDDFRVSTFGKFIRKCWIDEVPMLINLIKGEIKLIGPRPLSVPKFNMYPKYAQEKRCQFKPGLIPPFYYDLPNSFDDLVKSEMKYLSEYEKHPFRTDFKYFFMAIYNIIFKGARSK
- a CDS encoding polysaccharide biosynthesis/export family protein — translated: MILFSSCRNKKELIYFQGSLSNNETNKNYSPILKSDDLLSIIVFGLDEQSVKPFNLPLTTLNQNIGGYAQGAPTAPGYLIDETGNIDFPIVGKIKVGGLSRSMAIELIKSQLKPYLNNPTVLIKILNYKVTVLGEVKNPGTFTIPNERITIPEALGIAGDLQITGIRKNVMVIRDNEGVKTEFIVDLTNKNIFSSPVYYLQQNDIVYVEPNRAKINSSVINPANVSLIISIISLFVTIAVLFTK
- a CDS encoding polysaccharide biosynthesis tyrosine autokinase, which produces MELEQYNYSVEEVQENNLKDILIKYLFNWKWFLLSLILGFTLGFIYLRYHTPQYEVNATILIKDDKKGGMSDELSAFEDLGILKNNKNIDNEIEILKSRSLMTRVVKELNLNVAYYSFGRPIEHERYNDTPIKVSYTCSDSIKTEPTGNWVLIPESINSFILKNGDNNEVIGTYNFNEEVKTQFGKLIFSTTNWFTNDYLNLSFRVVISKIDEVVNNYLGSIKVNPVNKTSNAITISLRDAIAEKAADIVDNLIKQHNLDAISDKNQVSQNTANFINERIRFITSELSEVEGEAEDFKMKNRLTDVESEAKLFLQTGSNSEMNLVEASTQVKIAEYVNDYISKHDSPSDLIPSNLGLNDGGLSLQINDYNKLVLERKRLIVNSGERNPLIENLDAQIKELKMSIKVSLSNLLNTLQIKAKEISKKENEINAKISTVPKYEREYRTIQRQQQIKESLYLYLLQKREETNIALAVTVANAKIIDKAYSNGEMVAPNKKVIYLSSFLLGLILPIIVLYVIELLDTKVYGKKDTDKAKLPYLGDIPQSNSKNKLVVVENDRSNIAEGFRLLRTNVEFITGNLKNQSKCIFVTSTVGKEGKSFIALNLAASFALSGKKVLLIGTDLRAPKILNYLNLADRKGVTNYVAEGDLKPEELIFKMQNFNTFDVLPSGPIPPNPAELLMNSKMKELFDYAKANYEYVIVDTAPVGLVADTLLISEYADATVFVARAGVLDKRLLRIAESLNKEKRLPNMACLINGSNYRKG